In Pseudomonas sp. MTM4, one genomic interval encodes:
- a CDS encoding cell wall metabolism sensor histidine kinase WalK: MRSLFWRILATFWLAIALVAGLAMLLGHALNQDTWIVNRHPGVQGLAELWTKVYERQGALPAQFFLERHRQRFHIDVQVLAENGQPVIRGTFPARAAAFEARQENRSGRLPWRRLTADYTSPLSGETYLFIYRIPNSELQAWHRGSLFWPLSAIAIALVVLTGFSLLLTLSITRPLDRLRSAVHDLGQTAYQQNSLARLATRRDELGVLAKDFNRMGARLQSLIGSQRQLLRDVSHELRSPLARLRIALALAERATPAEREAIWPRLAKECDRLEALISEILELARLDAEPGAASAIDLPLIFEQLEENARIVSPAQRIETCLETEIVPHGWPNMLERALDNLLRNALRFNPEGSPIELRARTEGDCLMLSVRDHGPGVDEAHLARLSEPFFRAPGQTTAGHGLGLAIARRAAERHGGELLLDNHPEGGFIASLKLPLNSPGPKLPRPD; encoded by the coding sequence GTGCGATCACTGTTCTGGCGCATCCTTGCAACATTCTGGCTGGCCATCGCGCTGGTAGCGGGCCTCGCCATGCTGCTGGGCCATGCGCTGAATCAGGACACCTGGATCGTCAATCGGCATCCGGGCGTGCAGGGACTGGCGGAGCTATGGACGAAGGTCTACGAACGTCAGGGAGCCCTTCCCGCTCAATTTTTCCTTGAGCGCCATCGGCAACGCTTTCATATCGATGTGCAGGTGCTGGCCGAGAACGGCCAGCCGGTCATTCGTGGGACCTTTCCGGCCCGTGCCGCGGCGTTCGAAGCCCGTCAGGAAAACCGCTCGGGACGCCTGCCCTGGCGGCGGCTGACAGCCGACTACACCAGCCCGCTCAGTGGCGAAACTTATCTATTCATCTACCGCATTCCCAACTCGGAACTACAGGCCTGGCACCGTGGCAGTCTGTTCTGGCCGTTGAGCGCGATAGCCATCGCGCTGGTCGTGCTGACCGGCTTCAGCCTGCTGCTCACGCTGTCCATCACCCGTCCACTCGATCGCCTGCGCAGCGCCGTGCATGATCTCGGGCAGACCGCTTACCAACAGAACTCGCTGGCCCGCCTGGCCACACGGCGCGATGAACTTGGCGTGCTGGCCAAGGACTTCAACCGCATGGGCGCTCGGCTGCAGAGCCTGATCGGCAGCCAGCGACAGCTTCTGCGTGACGTCTCCCATGAATTGCGTTCGCCGCTCGCACGCCTGCGCATCGCCCTGGCGCTCGCTGAACGGGCAACCCCGGCGGAACGTGAAGCCATCTGGCCGCGGCTGGCCAAGGAATGCGATCGGCTGGAAGCGCTGATCAGCGAAATTCTCGAACTGGCACGATTGGACGCCGAACCGGGCGCGGCGTCAGCCATCGATCTGCCGTTGATATTCGAACAGCTGGAAGAAAACGCACGCATCGTGTCGCCAGCCCAGCGCATCGAAACCTGCCTGGAAACCGAAATCGTGCCGCACGGCTGGCCGAACATGCTTGAACGTGCGCTGGACAATCTGCTGCGCAATGCGCTGCGCTTCAATCCAGAGGGTTCACCGATCGAATTACGCGCCCGAACCGAAGGCGACTGCCTGATGCTGAGCGTTCGCGATCATGGCCCAGGAGTGGATGAGGCCCATCTGGCGCGCTTGAGCGAACCGTTCTTCCGTGCTCCGGGACAGACCACCGCCGGCCACGGGCTGGGCTTGGCAATTGCCCGCCGCGCCGCCGAACGGCATGGTGGCGAGCTACTGCTGGACAATCACCCCGAGGGCGGTTTCATCGCCAGCCTGAAGCTACCGCTGAACTCGCCCGGCCCGAAGCTGCCGCGTCCTGATTGA
- a CDS encoding nucleoside deaminase codes for MDAFMQAAIDEARKGLAEGGIPIGSVIVHKGQIIGRGHNRRVQQGSAVLHGEMDAFENAGRQAASVYAESILYTTLSPCSMCSGAILLYGIPKVIIGENQTFIGEELLLRGRGVEVQVLQDESCVEMMRNFIATSPELWNEDIGET; via the coding sequence ATGGACGCGTTCATGCAAGCGGCAATCGACGAAGCGAGAAAGGGTCTGGCCGAGGGCGGCATTCCCATCGGTTCGGTGATCGTCCATAAAGGACAAATCATAGGGCGCGGCCATAACCGCCGGGTTCAGCAGGGCAGTGCCGTATTGCACGGCGAGATGGATGCGTTCGAGAACGCTGGACGACAAGCGGCGAGCGTCTATGCCGAATCGATCCTCTACACCACGCTTTCGCCTTGCTCGATGTGTAGCGGGGCGATCCTGCTGTACGGCATCCCGAAAGTCATCATCGGCGAGAACCAGACCTTCATCGGGGAGGAGTTGCTGTTGCGCGGTCGCGGCGTCGAGGTCCAGGTGTTGCAGGACGAAAGCTGCGTCGAGATGATGCGCAACTTCATCGCCACCAGTCCTGAGCTGTGGAACGAGGACATCGGCGAGACGTGA
- a CDS encoding Spy/CpxP family protein refolding chaperone: protein MRKTLIAVLFASTLPTIALAMPDGNHRHHGGKHAPFEQLDLTKEQKREMRELMGQQMKNHREITQRYLDKLPEAERKAMQDELKTSKENTHKQIRSLLKPEQQKQFDEMHEKMEAKRAERAEFKQWKAEREKNS from the coding sequence ATGCGCAAGACTCTGATTGCCGTGCTTTTCGCCTCCACCCTGCCCACCATTGCCCTGGCGATGCCCGACGGCAACCATCGCCACCACGGCGGCAAGCACGCCCCCTTCGAACAGCTGGACCTAACCAAGGAGCAGAAGCGGGAAATGCGCGAGCTGATGGGTCAACAGATGAAGAACCATCGCGAGATCACCCAGCGCTACCTCGACAAACTGCCTGAAGCCGAGCGCAAAGCCATGCAGGACGAACTGAAGACCAGCAAAGAGAATACGCACAAGCAAATCCGCAGCCTGCTCAAGCCAGAGCAGCAGAAACAGTTCGATGAAATGCACGAGAAGATGGAAGCCAAGCGTGCCGAACGCGCCGAGTTCAAGCAGTGGAAAGCCGAGCGCGAAAAGAATAGCTGA
- a CDS encoding adenylate/guanylate cyclase domain-containing protein — MSTVTGERRNGLATRPLREYYARVLAYLACAATLAAGVYTQQFAVGLLWMVPFTLLYPHFAYHLSYRFKRQYPEQTSQTLLCLDALNAGAGIVLLGALVPSLMILLTLGFSALVIGSLRHFLMTLLMVAIGFGLTSLLIPLRFGGTPTILVATVSILFTTLYVCITAYYVHQQGVRLAQARREIEAEQAKAARLARSLAKYLSPQVWESIFSGKRSVRLETQRKKLTVFFSDIKGFTELSEELEAEALTDLLNNYLNEMSKITLKYGGTIDKFVGDCVMVFFGDPTSQGAKKDAVAAVSMAIAMRKHMKVLRQQWRAQGITKPLEIRMGINTGYCTVGNFGADTRMDYTIIGREVNLASRLESSAEAGEILISHETYSLVKDVIMCRDNGQIAVKGFSRPVQIYQVVDFRRDLGATNSFVEHELPGFSMYLDTNGVQNFDKERVIQALNQAADKLRDKIIM, encoded by the coding sequence ATGTCAACCGTGACCGGTGAACGGCGTAACGGCCTCGCGACTCGCCCATTGCGTGAGTATTACGCCCGGGTTCTCGCCTATCTGGCTTGCGCTGCTACCCTCGCCGCCGGTGTCTATACCCAGCAGTTTGCAGTCGGTCTTTTGTGGATGGTGCCCTTCACCCTCCTCTATCCACACTTCGCTTACCACCTGAGCTATCGCTTCAAACGCCAATACCCCGAGCAAACGTCGCAGACCCTTCTGTGCCTCGACGCGTTGAATGCGGGCGCGGGAATTGTGCTGCTAGGCGCTCTGGTGCCGAGCCTGATGATCCTGCTGACGCTGGGTTTCAGCGCGCTGGTGATCGGCAGCCTGCGCCATTTTCTGATGACTCTTCTGATGGTCGCCATCGGTTTCGGATTGACGAGCCTGCTGATACCTCTGCGCTTCGGTGGCACGCCTACCATTCTGGTAGCGACGGTCAGCATTCTGTTCACCACGCTGTACGTGTGCATCACGGCTTATTACGTGCACCAGCAAGGGGTCCGCCTGGCGCAAGCGCGCAGGGAGATCGAAGCCGAACAGGCCAAGGCTGCGCGCCTGGCCCGCAGTCTGGCCAAGTACCTGTCGCCTCAGGTGTGGGAGTCGATCTTCTCCGGCAAGCGCAGCGTACGGTTGGAAACGCAGCGCAAGAAGCTCACCGTCTTTTTCTCGGATATCAAGGGATTCACCGAGCTTTCCGAAGAACTGGAGGCTGAAGCCCTCACCGACCTGCTCAACAACTACCTCAACGAGATGTCGAAGATCACACTCAAGTACGGCGGCACCATCGACAAGTTCGTCGGTGACTGCGTAATGGTGTTCTTCGGCGATCCCACCAGCCAGGGTGCAAAGAAAGATGCGGTCGCCGCCGTATCAATGGCCATCGCCATGCGCAAGCATATGAAAGTGCTACGCCAGCAGTGGCGCGCTCAAGGCATTACCAAGCCGCTGGAAATCCGCATGGGCATCAACACCGGTTATTGCACGGTGGGCAACTTCGGCGCCGACACCCGCATGGACTACACCATCATCGGGCGCGAAGTGAACCTGGCCAGCCGATTGGAGAGTTCGGCCGAAGCCGGAGAAATTCTGATCTCTCACGAGACCTATTCGCTGGTCAAAGACGTAATCATGTGTCGTGACAACGGGCAGATCGCCGTCAAGGGTTTCTCGCGTCCCGTGCAGATCTATCAGGTAGTGGATTTCCGCCGCGATCTCGGTGCGACCAACAGCTTCGTCGAACATGAATTGCCGGGCTTTTCCATGTACCTGGACACCAATGGCGTCCAGAACTTCGATAAGGAACGTGTGATTCAGGCCCTCAACCAGGCCGCCGACAAGCTGCGCGACAAGATCATCATGTAG
- a CDS encoding response regulator transcription factor, whose product MSELLLIDDDEELCELLVSWLAQEGFVARACHDGQSARAALAEHPPAAVVLDVMLPDGSGLELLKQLRSEHRDLPVLMLSGRGEPLDRILGLELGADDYLAKPCDPRELTARLRAVLRRTQPASAPTQLELGDLCYSPARGIANVGEHEVTLTLSEGRILEALLSQPGEPLDKQALAQLALGRKLTLYDRSLDMHVSNLRRKLGPHPDGRPRIVALRSRGYLYAS is encoded by the coding sequence ATGAGCGAACTGCTGCTGATAGATGACGACGAGGAGCTCTGCGAGCTGCTCGTGAGTTGGCTGGCCCAAGAGGGATTCGTCGCCCGCGCCTGCCATGATGGCCAAAGCGCCCGTGCCGCGCTGGCCGAACACCCGCCCGCAGCGGTGGTGCTCGATGTGATGCTGCCCGACGGCAGCGGCCTTGAATTGCTCAAGCAATTGCGCAGTGAACACCGCGATCTGCCGGTGCTGATGCTCTCGGGCCGCGGCGAGCCGCTGGATCGCATCCTTGGGCTGGAACTGGGCGCCGACGACTATCTGGCCAAACCATGCGATCCGCGCGAACTCACCGCCCGGCTACGCGCCGTGCTGCGCCGCACTCAGCCGGCGAGCGCGCCGACCCAGCTGGAACTGGGCGACCTTTGTTACAGCCCCGCCCGAGGCATCGCCAATGTCGGCGAGCATGAAGTGACGCTGACACTGTCCGAGGGTCGGATCCTCGAAGCGCTGCTCAGCCAACCCGGCGAGCCTCTGGACAAACAAGCGCTGGCGCAACTTGCCCTTGGCCGCAAACTGACCCTGTACGACCGCAGCCTCGACATGCACGTCAGTAATCTGCGTCGCAAACTCGGCCCTCACCCCGACGGACGTCCACGGATCGTCGCGTTGCGCAGCCGCGGTTACCTTTACGCTTCCTGA
- a CDS encoding AraC family transcriptional regulator: protein MSPILSLRHYNSDQIVHSHQHTQLVFGLRGQLDFEINGRGSRIQPQRLAVVPRDVRHACGSAAGSHCLILDVPGDGWLQQRLGHHSEPGQRLLERPAALHLSPAQSQLVSWLAASPINDPIIAEQGAALLLASLASGCGPVVQHGPLPLAALYAHIDRHLAYPLEVRDLARLAGLSVPRFHARFVSETGVTPMEFVRFRRLERGRELLVNTRLAVGEIAAQVGYASQSAFTAALNRAFGTTPKALRRESLDTF, encoded by the coding sequence ATGTCACCTATCCTTTCCCTGCGCCACTACAACAGCGACCAGATCGTCCATAGCCATCAGCACACCCAGCTGGTGTTCGGCCTGCGTGGACAGCTGGATTTCGAAATCAACGGGCGCGGGAGCCGTATCCAACCGCAACGGCTGGCCGTGGTGCCGAGAGATGTCCGCCATGCCTGCGGCAGCGCGGCTGGTAGCCATTGCCTGATACTCGACGTTCCTGGCGACGGCTGGTTGCAGCAGCGGCTTGGACATCACTCCGAGCCCGGACAGCGATTGCTGGAACGGCCCGCCGCGCTGCATCTGAGCCCGGCGCAAAGCCAGCTAGTCAGCTGGTTGGCGGCCAGTCCGATCAATGACCCGATCATCGCGGAGCAAGGCGCCGCGCTTCTGTTGGCCAGCCTCGCCAGCGGTTGCGGGCCAGTCGTTCAGCATGGCCCGCTACCCCTCGCAGCGCTCTACGCCCATATCGATCGCCATTTAGCGTATCCCCTGGAGGTACGAGATCTTGCGCGTCTGGCTGGTCTTTCCGTCCCACGCTTTCATGCGCGCTTCGTCAGCGAGACGGGCGTGACACCCATGGAGTTCGTTCGATTCCGCCGCTTGGAGCGGGGCCGAGAACTGTTAGTCAACACTCGGCTCGCGGTGGGTGAAATCGCTGCCCAGGTCGGATATGCCTCGCAGAGCGCCTTCACCGCCGCACTCAACCGCGCGTTCGGAACTACCCCGAAGGCACTACGCCGCGAGTCGCTCGATACTTTCTGA
- a CDS encoding Mpo1-like protein — MSTQTAERFTRFADFYPFYLAEHNNRTCRRLHYVGSLLVLAILAYALLSQQWLWLLAMPVAGYGFAWIGHFIFEKNRPATFQYPLYSFLGDWVMLKDMLTGKIRF, encoded by the coding sequence ATGAGCACGCAAACCGCCGAACGCTTTACCCGCTTTGCCGATTTTTATCCGTTCTACCTAGCCGAACACAACAACCGAACTTGCCGACGCCTGCACTATGTGGGCAGCCTGTTGGTGCTGGCGATTCTTGCCTACGCGTTGCTCAGTCAGCAATGGCTATGGCTGCTGGCAATGCCGGTGGCCGGTTATGGGTTCGCCTGGATCGGGCATTTCATATTCGAGAAAAACCGACCGGCGACGTTTCAGTACCCGCTCTACAGCTTTCTTGGCGACTGGGTGATGCTTAAGGACATGCTCACTGGCAAGATTCGATTCTGA
- a CDS encoding TrkH family potassium uptake protein, giving the protein MALPTLRIIGFILGIFLITLAISMVVPMITLLAFDRTDDLQAFLWASLITFGSGIGLIAPGRPTSAQMRPRDMYFLTTVSWLVVCCFAALPMMLIQHMSYTDAFFETMSGITTTGATVISGLDSASPGLLMWRSMLQWLGGIGFIGMAVAILPLLRIGGMRLFQTESSDWSSQKAMPRSHVMVKWILIVYLALTLLCGIAYWLSGMTPFEAINHSMTTIATGGYSTSDSSMAKFTPAAHWVAVLFMILGGLPFILMVSTIRGNRYALVRDQQVQGFVGILLIMCLAFAIWLTLNSHYPFFEALRIVSLNVVSVVTTTGFALGDYTLWGDFAVLAFFYLTFIGGCSGSTSGGLKIFRFQVAYSLLRANLAQLVHPRAVIRQQYNRHTLDEEIVRSILTFSFFFTITIGALALALALLGLDMLTALTAAATAVCNVGPGLGPIIGPAGNFSTLPDAAKWLLSAGMLLGRLEIITVLVMLTPSFWRH; this is encoded by the coding sequence ATGGCCCTGCCGACCCTGCGCATCATCGGTTTCATTCTCGGCATTTTCCTGATCACACTTGCAATCAGCATGGTCGTTCCGATGATCACGCTGTTGGCGTTCGATCGTACCGACGATCTCCAGGCGTTTCTCTGGGCCAGTCTCATCACCTTTGGCTCCGGCATCGGGCTGATCGCCCCCGGCCGCCCTACATCGGCTCAGATGCGCCCGCGCGACATGTACTTTCTCACCACGGTCAGCTGGCTGGTGGTCTGCTGTTTCGCCGCGCTGCCCATGATGCTGATCCAGCACATGAGCTATACCGACGCGTTCTTCGAAACGATGTCAGGCATTACGACTACAGGCGCGACCGTAATCTCGGGGCTGGATTCGGCTTCACCCGGCCTGCTGATGTGGCGCTCCATGCTGCAATGGCTCGGCGGCATCGGCTTCATCGGCATGGCGGTGGCGATTCTTCCGCTGCTGCGAATCGGCGGCATGCGGTTGTTCCAGACCGAATCCTCCGACTGGTCGTCGCAAAAGGCGATGCCGCGCTCGCACGTCATGGTCAAGTGGATTCTGATCGTCTATCTCGCGCTCACCTTGCTTTGCGGCATCGCCTATTGGCTAAGCGGGATGACACCGTTCGAAGCCATCAACCATTCGATGACCACCATCGCCACCGGCGGCTATTCCACGTCCGATAGCTCCATGGCCAAGTTCACGCCCGCAGCGCACTGGGTAGCCGTGCTCTTCATGATATTAGGGGGGCTACCCTTCATCCTGATGGTCTCGACCATACGCGGAAACCGCTACGCCCTGGTTCGGGACCAACAAGTGCAAGGCTTCGTCGGCATTTTGCTGATCATGTGCCTGGCTTTCGCGATCTGGCTGACGCTCAATTCCCACTACCCGTTCTTCGAGGCACTTCGCATCGTCTCGCTGAACGTGGTTTCGGTAGTCACGACCACCGGATTCGCGCTAGGCGATTACACGCTATGGGGCGACTTCGCGGTGTTGGCGTTCTTCTATCTGACCTTCATCGGCGGCTGCTCGGGATCGACTTCCGGTGGCCTGAAGATCTTCAGGTTCCAGGTTGCCTACTCCTTGCTACGCGCCAACCTGGCGCAGCTCGTGCACCCTCGAGCCGTCATCCGGCAGCAGTACAACAGGCACACCCTGGACGAGGAAATCGTCCGATCGATCCTGACGTTCTCGTTCTTCTTCACCATCACCATCGGCGCTCTGGCTCTGGCACTCGCCCTGCTCGGCCTGGACATGTTGACGGCGCTCACCGCAGCGGCAACCGCCGTCTGTAACGTAGGGCCAGGTCTAGGACCTATCATCGGTCCGGCCGGCAACTTCTCGACCTTACCGGACGCCGCCAAGTGGCTGCTGTCGGCCGGAATGCTGCTCGGTCGTCTGGAAATCATCACCGTACTGGTCATGTTGACTCCATCGTTCTGGCGCCACTAA
- a CDS encoding YkgJ family cysteine cluster protein — protein MSIDNPCLTCGACCAHFRVSFFWGECTSSGGTVPDGATVQVSPFLVAMRGTESRPARCVGLLGDVGCGVRCTMYEQRSSTCREFEASWADGQHNALCDAARAAHGLPPLTPPLEPHLSPDRVA, from the coding sequence ATGTCAATCGACAATCCCTGCCTTACGTGTGGCGCCTGCTGCGCGCATTTTCGTGTGTCTTTCTTCTGGGGCGAGTGCACTTCGTCCGGCGGTACCGTTCCCGATGGGGCGACGGTGCAGGTCAGCCCGTTTCTCGTTGCGATGCGCGGCACTGAATCCAGGCCCGCGCGGTGCGTCGGGTTGCTGGGCGATGTCGGTTGTGGGGTGCGCTGCACGATGTATGAGCAACGCTCGAGCACCTGCCGCGAATTCGAGGCGTCCTGGGCTGATGGTCAGCACAACGCCCTTTGCGACGCGGCACGGGCAGCCCATGGCCTGCCTCCGCTGACGCCGCCGCTGGAGCCACATCTGTCGCCCGATCGCGTGGCCTGA
- a CDS encoding AraC family transcriptional regulator has translation MTERTTSSNWALSIVQALELDSVDCRALFAELDLDYAALSDADARFAQDGMTRLWQRAVEVTGNPAIGLNLAKVMRPGAMHVVGYALMSSSTLKESILRLVRYQRIIAEGADLRFFPTERGHMLTLAIHGDQLPPARQSAEGSLASMLAFCRWLTGKPLIPVEVYFRGPPPQAIEPYRDVFHAPLRFDAGCYGLLMRHEDLDIALPTANAELAQLHDRFAGEYLARFTDSRVTHQVRQVLCRLLPQGEPRREAVAQLLHLSERTLQRRLGNEGTSFQQLLDDTRRVLAEQYLAQPDLALLEIAYLLGFADPSNFFRAFKRWFAMTPGEYRAQR, from the coding sequence ATCACGGAACGTACCACTTCATCAAACTGGGCTCTTAGTATCGTCCAGGCTCTGGAACTGGATAGCGTCGATTGCCGCGCGCTATTCGCTGAGCTGGACCTGGACTATGCGGCTCTGAGCGATGCGGATGCCCGCTTCGCCCAGGACGGTATGACCCGACTCTGGCAGCGCGCGGTTGAGGTGACTGGCAATCCGGCGATCGGCCTCAATCTGGCGAAGGTGATGCGCCCCGGCGCGATGCACGTGGTCGGCTACGCGCTGATGTCCAGTAGCACCCTGAAGGAAAGCATCCTGCGTCTGGTGCGCTATCAGCGGATCATTGCCGAAGGCGCAGATCTGCGCTTCTTCCCGACCGAAAGGGGCCACATGCTGACGCTGGCGATTCACGGCGACCAATTGCCGCCGGCACGGCAAAGTGCAGAAGGGTCTCTGGCGAGCATGCTTGCGTTCTGTCGTTGGCTTACAGGCAAGCCGTTGATACCCGTGGAAGTGTATTTTCGGGGGCCGCCGCCTCAGGCCATCGAGCCCTATCGCGACGTCTTTCATGCGCCGTTGCGCTTCGACGCCGGCTGTTATGGGCTGCTGATGCGCCACGAGGACCTGGACATTGCGTTGCCGACAGCCAATGCCGAACTCGCGCAATTGCATGACCGTTTCGCCGGCGAATACCTGGCGCGATTCACTGACAGTCGGGTAACTCATCAGGTACGCCAGGTTCTGTGCCGCCTGTTGCCTCAGGGCGAACCTCGACGTGAGGCCGTCGCGCAGTTGTTGCATCTGTCCGAGCGCACCTTGCAGCGGCGCTTGGGTAACGAAGGCACGAGCTTCCAACAGTTGCTGGACGACACACGACGGGTACTGGCTGAGCAATACCTCGCGCAGCCGGATCTGGCTCTACTGGAGATTGCCTATCTGCTGGGATTCGCCGATCCAAGCAACTTCTTTCGGGCGTTCAAGCGCTGGTTCGCCATGACGCCGGGTGAATACCGGGCGCAGCGTTAA
- a CDS encoding YciI family protein: MLYAIIATDVPGSLENRLASRPAHLARLEQLKAEGRMVLAGPHPAIDSNDPGAAGFSGSLVVAEFESLQAAQEWAAADPYKAAGVYGDVVVKPFKQVFP, translated from the coding sequence ATGCTTTACGCCATCATCGCTACCGATGTACCCGGCTCGCTGGAAAATCGTCTGGCTTCGCGCCCGGCTCACTTGGCGCGTCTCGAACAGCTGAAAGCCGAAGGTCGTATGGTCCTGGCCGGCCCGCATCCTGCAATCGACAGCAATGACCCAGGCGCTGCCGGCTTCAGCGGAAGCCTGGTGGTCGCCGAATTCGAATCTCTGCAAGCCGCCCAAGAATGGGCCGCCGCCGATCCGTATAAGGCCGCCGGCGTCTATGGCGACGTAGTGGTCAAGCCTTTCAAGCAAGTATTTCCCTGA
- a CDS encoding nitroreductase family protein produces MDALDLLLNRVSVTRLVDPAPTDAQLDLLFRAALRAPDHGQLRPWRFLTIQGEARERLGELYAEALGLRQPDAADEVLRKARKMPLRAPMVVVVVARILPHPKVPDTEQVLAVGCAAHGMLLAAHAQGLGAVWRTGEFSYDRHVSRELGLAADEQVLGFIYLGMPDGSTRTPPELDPRDFVSQWSGAK; encoded by the coding sequence ATGGATGCTCTCGACCTGCTGCTCAACCGTGTTTCCGTTACGCGACTCGTCGATCCGGCGCCGACCGATGCCCAGCTGGATCTGCTTTTCCGTGCCGCGCTACGTGCTCCGGATCATGGCCAGCTTCGCCCGTGGCGTTTCCTGACCATTCAAGGAGAGGCGCGCGAGCGCCTGGGTGAGCTGTACGCCGAGGCGCTTGGCTTGCGCCAGCCGGACGCCGCCGACGAGGTGTTACGTAAGGCGCGCAAGATGCCGCTCCGGGCGCCTATGGTAGTGGTGGTCGTTGCCCGAATTTTGCCTCATCCGAAGGTGCCCGACACCGAACAGGTGCTTGCGGTCGGCTGCGCGGCGCACGGTATGTTGCTGGCGGCGCACGCACAGGGGTTGGGGGCCGTCTGGCGTACGGGCGAGTTCTCCTATGATCGGCATGTGTCCCGAGAACTGGGGCTGGCCGCCGATGAGCAGGTGCTTGGTTTCATTTATCTGGGAATGCCGGACGGCAGTACACGAACGCCGCCCGAGCTGGATCCGCGAGATTTCGTCAGCCAATGGAGCGGGGCGAAATAG
- a CDS encoding DUF808 domain-containing protein, with amino-acid sequence MASSLLALIDDIASVLDDVSVMTKIAAKKTAGVLGDDLALNAQQVTGVKADRELPVVWAVAKGSMRNKLILVPAALLISAFIPWAITPLLMLGGAFLCYEGFEKLAHRFLHRDDNHHAQQIEALANPSVDMVAFEREKISGAVRTDFILSAEIIAITLGTVAAATFTEQVAVLIGIAAIMTVGVYGLVAGIVKLDDAGLALSKRTGVAQAIGRGILTMAPWLMKSLSVIGTAAMFMVGGGILTHGIKAIHHFIENSAEHTVALPYIGSVLAGLLPTLLDAAFGILVGGLVFVAVTFGGRLFKGKGDAA; translated from the coding sequence TTGGCCAGTAGCCTGCTTGCTCTCATAGACGATATCGCGTCGGTTCTGGATGACGTTTCCGTCATGACGAAAATCGCCGCGAAGAAAACCGCCGGTGTGCTTGGCGACGACCTTGCGCTCAATGCTCAGCAGGTCACCGGCGTCAAAGCCGACCGCGAGTTGCCGGTCGTATGGGCGGTGGCCAAGGGGTCGATGCGCAACAAGCTCATCCTCGTACCGGCTGCGCTGTTGATCAGTGCATTCATCCCCTGGGCGATAACGCCTCTGCTGATGCTGGGAGGCGCGTTCCTCTGTTACGAAGGCTTCGAGAAGCTTGCGCACCGCTTTCTGCATCGGGACGACAATCATCATGCGCAGCAGATCGAGGCGTTGGCCAACCCGAGTGTCGACATGGTCGCCTTCGAGCGGGAAAAAATCAGCGGTGCGGTGCGCACCGACTTCATCCTCTCGGCCGAAATCATCGCCATTACCCTGGGTACGGTGGCAGCCGCGACCTTCACCGAGCAGGTGGCTGTACTCATAGGCATTGCGGCCATCATGACCGTCGGCGTGTACGGGCTGGTGGCCGGCATCGTGAAGCTGGACGATGCCGGGTTGGCGCTGAGCAAAAGAACCGGTGTCGCACAGGCAATCGGTCGGGGCATCCTGACGATGGCGCCGTGGTTGATGAAATCGTTGTCGGTGATTGGTACTGCAGCCATGTTCATGGTCGGTGGCGGCATCCTCACTCATGGCATCAAGGCGATCCATCATTTCATCGAGAACAGTGCCGAGCACACGGTAGCGCTGCCCTATATCGGTTCGGTACTGGCCGGACTGCTGCCGACGTTGTTGGATGCGGCCTTCGGCATCCTGGTCGGCGGGCTGGTATTCGTTGCGGTGACGTTCGGCGGCCGACTGTTCAAGGGGAAGGGCGACGCGGCCTGA